The following is a genomic window from Shewanella avicenniae.
GCATCTCTAAGCTACGGCTAACTGAATGAATGCTTGGACAAAAAAACATCATGCAACAATGGGCCGACTTTATTGCCGCAGAGCAGAAGCAAGCTTACTACCAACAACTCAGCGCTTTCGTCGCTAATGAACGCGCCAGTGGCAAGGCGATTTATCCGCCTGAAGATGAGGTGTTTCGCGCCTTTGAGTTAACGCCGCTCGATCAAGTGCGTGTGGTGTTGCTTGGTCAAGATCCGTATCACGGCCCAAATCAAGCGCATGGTCTGTGTTTTTCAGTTAAGCCCGGCATTAAGGCGCCGCCCTCGTTAGCGAATATGTATAAAGAGTTAGCGACCGATATTGCGGGGTTTCAAATCCCTGAGCATGGCTTTTTAGAAAGCTGGGCCAAGCAGGGCATATTGATGCTCAACACGGTGCTGACGGTCGAACAAGGGCAAGCCAATTCGCATGCGAAAGCCGGCTGGGAAACTTTTACTGATCATGTGATTGAGCTGCTAAATGCCCATCCTTCACCTAAAATCTTTGTGTTGTGGGGCGGCCATGCGCAGAAGAAAGGTAAGCGTTTAGATGGCACGCGTCACCGTATTATCAGCGGTCCGCACCCATCGCCATTGTCGGCGTATCGCGGCTTTTTTGGCTGTCAGCATTTTTCTGAAATTAATCGCCAACTGATGGCGTGGAATCAAGCGCCAATCGACTGGCAGCCACAACTGGCTTGAGTTTTCCTACGCTGAAATAAGGAGCTGAGCATGGCCACAGTATTGATTACCGGTGTGGGCAAGCGCTTAGGTTTGGCACTGGCGCACGCCTTGTTGGATGACGGTTACAAGGTGATAGGTACCTACCGCAGTGACTATCCTTCGCTGCAAGGCTTGCGTGAAAAAGGCGCAAGCCTATACCAACTCGATCTGCTGGATGATGCGGCGCTCAATCAATTGATCAGTGACATTACTCAACAACATAAAACTCTGCGCGCCATAGTGCACAATGCGTCTGATTGGCTGTCGGAAAAATCGGCCGCGCCAGCGGAAGTATTTGACGCCATGCTGGGGATTCATGCGCGGGTGCCTTATCTGCTGAATCTCGCACTAGCGCCCTTGTTACAACAGGGCGCAACAGCCAGCAGCGATATCATTCATGTCACCGATTATGTGGCGCAAAAAGGCAGTGCCAAGCATCTGGCTTATGCGGCCAGCAAAGCCGCGCTGGAAAATCTTACCCAATCGTTTGCTGCCAAATTAGCGCCGCAAGTGAAAGTGAACAGCATCGCCCCGGCGTTAATGCTGTTTAATGAACTGGATGATGCTGACTATCGCGACAAAACCCTCAGTAAAGCCTTGCTGCCGAAAGAGGGCGGGGAGCAGGAGTTTATCGAAGCCGTGCGCTATCTGTTTGCCAGTGGTTATATGACCGGGCAATCGCTGCATCTTGATGGTGGTCGCGCCTTAAAATGAGCCGTTATGAACAGTAAACGAGGCCGTATCGACCGGTTTCTGGCGAGTCGATTGCAAATTCCCGCCAAGCAAGCGCAGCTGTTAATTCGCCAAGGTGAGGTGCTGCTGGACGGGCAAGCGTGCAGCGCTGTCGATCGCATCATCAATGAATTCACTCGAATTGAATGCCAAGGGCAACTGCTGCAAGCGTTAACGCCAGCCTATTGGATGTTGCATAAACCCGCCGGTGTAGTCAGTGCCACTACGGATGCAGCGCATCAAACGGTGCTGAGTTTACTGCCTGATGAGGCTCAAACGCAGCAGCTCCATATTGCCGGCCGGTTAGATAAACAGACCACCGGCTTGTTGTTACTGACTAACGATGCGCGCTGGAGTGAGGCGATTTCGCAGCCCTCTGCTAATAAGTACAAACACTACCGCGTGACCTTGCAGAATCCGCTAACAGAGGCGTATGTGGCGGCCTTTGCCCAAGGTTTTTACTTTGATTATGAAGGGATTACCACAGCGCCAGCGCAATTGAATATCATCTCGGATTATGTGGCGGATGTGATACTCACTGAAGGGAAGTACCATCAGATCAAGCGGATGTTTGGCCGTTTTCGTAACCCAGTCGTAGCGCTGCATCGTTATCAAGTGGGGCAAATCGTGCTGGATGACGGTTTAGCACTGGGGCAATGTCGTCCATTAACGGCGGAAGAAATTGCTTCTGTTGCAGAAAATAGCGAGCCAAACTAGGTTTGGCTATTGGTCTAGGGTTGGCTATCGGTCATTACTTTGCTGCGTTTTTGGCTTGATTCAGTTTGGCGAGACCTGAAAACAATCCCCAAAAGAACAGCCCAATACAGGCGAGAAATATGCCGATACCTACCGGTGAACCCCAACTAAACCATTCGATGTACATACTAAATCCTTTGTCGTGTGTTGGTAACTTATTCATTTGTGCATAAAAAACATGCAACAACACTGACCTATCCGACACCATAGATCAACCTTTTCACTACATCTTTACATCCAGAAGAGGGATAGATGTTTGGTTGTGAACTTTGAAAGCCTAACCAACCGCTACCGCGCTAGTTCAACCGATATAGGAAACAAAGCCGATATTAAAACTTCATTGTTGCTTACCTCGGCTAACTCTCGTTGATAGTCAATGCTAACGATAGCGTTGGCAGCGTAACATCCACTGCCAATTTGAACATTGATGATCGACTCAATTTAGCCAAGCAATTGTAAATTATGATGAAGTTTCGGCCTTTTTCTTGCCTGCAAGTTGCTTTTCAATCGCGATAATCATCTTAGAAGCGATATCTTCATTGGTAGCGGTTTCAATGCCTTCAAGACCCGGCGATGAATTGACCTCAAGCAGCAATGGCCCTTTATTGGAGCGAATTAAATCGACCCCGGCGACTTTAAGATCCATCGCTTTGGCGGCCTTAATGGCAATGCGGCGTTCTTCAGGGGTGATTTTGATTAGTTCTGCACGGCCACCTTGGTGGATGTTAGCGCGGAACTCGCCCGGAGCGGCAACGCGTTGAATTGATGCCACCACTTTGCCATCTACCACAAAGCAGCGCAGATCTTTGCCGCTCGATTCTTTAATAAATTCCTGCACCAGAATGTTGGCGTTGAGGCTTTTGAACGCGTTGATCACGCTCTCTGCGGCCTTGCGGGTTTCTGCCAGAACCACGCCTTTACCCTGAGTACCTTCCAGTAACTTGATGATCAGCGGTGCGCCACCCACCATATTAATCAAATCGCCAGTATCTAGTGGTGAATTAGCAAAACCAGTGGTGGGAATATCTAGGCCGTTATCCAGCAGCAATTGCAGGGCGCGCAACTTATCGCGTGACTGGGCAATGGCGGTTGAGCTGTTTAAACAGTAGATACCCAAAGATTCAAACTGGCGCAGTAGGGTACAGGCATAAAAGGTCATGCTGGGACGAATGCGCGGGATCACCGCGTCCAACTCATTGAGCACTAAGCCGCCGCGATAGTGGATCTCTGGGCGGGTCGCATCGAGTTTCATGTAGCAGTTTTTGATATTAAAAAACTGAATTTCATGGCCACGGCTTTCCGCTGCTTCAATAATACGGCGGTTGCTGTAAAGGTTTGGGTTGCTGGCCAGTAAGCCAATTTTCAGCCCTGTGGTGCGGATCTCTGGCGCGCGGTAAAGGGTTGCCAATTGATCTGACAAGCGCTCACCCAACAGGCAGTGCCCTGCGGGATCGACCAAGGTGCGACCATGCATCGCTTCACGCCCGAGCAGCATGCGATAACCCATGCTGTCACGGTTGGTGAGGGTGACTTCCACATCCCACAGTTGTTCACCCATTGCCAATGGCACACGGATCACTAAGCGCTTTTCGCGGTCGCCGCTAGAGCTCTTGATGATGCGTTGATCGATCACTTTTGCTTCGCAATGAACCGTAACTTTGCGGTTGTCTTGAATGGGGTGTACCTCAAACGAGACCCATGCTTCGCCATTACGGGAGAACGGCTGAATATTGATGGCGTGCAAAGATGAGGTTTTTGCGCCGGAATCCACGCGTGCCTTAATGGCAGGAATGTTAAGCGAGGGAAACGCGCACCACTCATCGCTGCCGATCACAATTTTCGGCTCAATGCTCTGTTTCATGTTTTGTAAATGCTCTGAATAGTGAGGATGGAACATCCTGAAGAAATCAAAATGCTGGCTACTACAAGCATAGTCGCCGATTGGCGTGCTTTATAGCCGAAAACCTTTACTTGGCAAAGCGATTTATGGCGCCGCCATCAAAAATTCATCTTCGCTGCACAAATTTCGAGAGAGTGTGGCCGGCAACAGAATTCGATGCGGCTGTTTGCCGGTGTGCCGCCATTGAGCGCGCGTAAAAAAACAAAAGGCACGTGTAAGTGCCTTTTGAACGGGGATGTGGGCTGCGAGCGCTGGCCGACTATTGCTCAGGATCGTAATCCAGCACGGGGGCGAGCCATTTCTCGGTTTCAACAATGCTCATGCCTTTACGGCGGGCATAATCTTCTACCTGATCGCGGCCAATATTGGTTATACCAAAGTAGCGCGATTGCGGATGGGCAAAGTACCAACCAGACACTGCTGCGGTCGGGTACATCGCAAAGCTCTCGGTGATATTGAGATCGATGCACTCGTTCGGTTTCAGCAAGTCCCACAGCAAGCCTTTTTCGGTGTGATCTGGGCAAGCTGGGTAGCCAGGTGCAGGACGAATGCCTTTGTATTTCTCGCGGATCAGCGCTTCGTTATCCAAGTTCTCATCGGCGGCATAACCCCAAAACTCTTTACGCACCCGTTCGTGCATCCGCTCAGCAAAGGCTTCTGCCAAACGATCCGCCAAACACTTGAGCATGATGGCACTGTAGTCGTCGTGTGCTGCTTCAAAACGCTCAAGATGGGCATCAATGCCGTGGCCAGCGGTCACTGCAAAGCCGCCCATGTAATCGGAAACGCCGGTTTCTTTTGGCGCAACAAAGTCCGACAAACAGAAGTTGTGGTTGCCGACCCGTTCAATCTGCATCCGCAGATGGTGGGTGGTCATCAACACCTCGCTGCGGCTGTCATCGGTGTAGAGTTCGATGTCATCATAGTTGACGCTGTTGGCCGGGAACAAGCCGATGACTGCTTTGGCGGTGAGCCATTTTTCGTCGATGATTTTTTGCAGCATCGCTTTGCCGTCGGCGAATACTTTCTGCGCTTCTTCACCCACGATCTTGTCTTCCAAAATCTCAGGATAGTGGCCGTGCAGTTCCCAGGCGCGGAAGAACGGTGTCCAGTCGATACGATCAACTAAGTCCGTCAGCGGATAATCATCAAACACTTGAATGCCGAGCTGCTTCGGTTTGATCGGCGGATTCGCTACCCAATCGTGGGTCACACGGTTTTCCCGCGCCGCTTCGAGACTGGCGATCTGCTTACGTTTGGTCTGCGACAGGCGTTTTTCACGCATCACCGCATATTCTTGGTAAGTGGCATCGATAGTCGCTTGGCGAGTGTCGTCGTTGATGAGTTTGCTCACCATCGGCACCGCGCGCGATGCGTCGGCAATATAGATCGCACCATGTGGATAGTGCGGGGCAATCTTCACGGCGGTATGGATTTTTGAGCAGGTTGCGCCACCGATAATCGCTGGAATGGTCAGGCCTTCACGCTCAAAGGTTTTAACGTTGTGCACCATCTCATCAAGGCTTGGGGTAATAAGCCCGGACATGCCGATGATGTCGACTTTTTCTTTGCGGGCGGTTTCGACGATCTTTTCTACCGGCACCATCACGCCGAGATCGATCACCTCGTAGCCGTTACAGGCCAGTACCACGCCGACAATGTTTTTGCCGATATCGTGCACGTCACCTTTCACGGTCACCATCAGTACTTTACCGTTGCTTTGGCCTTCGACTTTTTCCGCTTCAATAAACGGGTTAAGGTAGGCCACCGCTTTTTTCATCACGCGGGCGGATTTTACCACTTGCGGCAGGAACATCTTGCCTTCGCCGAACAGATCGCCGACCACGTTCATGCCGTCCATCAACGGCCCTTCAATCACATCCAGTGGCCGGGTGGCGGCTTGGCGCGCTTCTTCAGTGTCTTCGTCGATAAATTCGGTAATGCCTTTGACCAGCGCGTGTTCGAGGCGCTTGTTCACCGGCCAGTGACGCCACTCTTGCTCTTCAGGTTTGGCTGCGCCTGCACCGTTGCCGCGATAGTTTTCAGCAATCTCCAATAACTGTTCGGTGTTGCTGGAATCCGCTACCGGGCAGGGCAGGTTGAGCACTACCGCTTCTACGCGCTCTTTTAATGGCGGGTCGATGTCATCGTAAATCGCCAACTGACCGGCGTTAACAATGCCCATGTCCATTCCCGCTTTAATCGCGTGATAGAGGAACACCGCGTGGATCGCTTCACGCACCGGATTGTTGCCACGGAACGAGAACGACACGTTCGACACGCCACCGGAAATCATCGCGTGCGGCAGCGTGGCTTTAATATCTTTGATGGCTTCGATGAAATCGACGGCGTAGTTGTCGTGCTCGTCGATACCGGTGGCGACAGCGAAAATGTTCGGGTCGAAGATGATGTCTTCCGGCGGAAAGCCGACTTGATCGACCAGAATGCGATAGGCGCGAGTACAGATCTCGGTCTTGCGGGCACGGGTATCTGCTTGGCCGGTTTCATCAAACGCCATGATGATTGCTGCTGCGCCGTAGCGTTTCACTAAGGTGGCTTGCTCGATAAATTTGGCTTCGCCCTCTTTGAGCGAAATCGAGTTAACAATGCCTTTGCCTTGAATACATTTGAGGCCAGCTTCAATCACTTCCCATTTGGAAGAGTCGATCATGATCGGCACTTTGCAGATATCGGGCTCAGAGGCGATAAGGTAGAGGAAGCGGGTCATCACTTCCACGCCATCGAGCATGCCTTCATCCATGTTGATGTCGATGATCTGCGCGCCGCTTTCTACCTGCTCGCGGGCGACATCAAGCGCGGTTTCATAATCGCCTTCTTTGATGAGCCGTAGAAAACGGGCCGAGCCGGTCACGTTGGTACGTTCGCCGACGTTAATAAACAGCGAGTTGCTGTCGATAGTGAGTGGTTCCAAACCGGATAAGCGGCTGGCGACCGGAAGTTCTGGCAGAGCGCGCGGCTGATACTGCTCCACCGCTTCACGAATCGCTTTAATATGTGCTGGCGTGGTGCCGCAGCAGCCGCCAACCAAGTTGAGTAGACCTTCTTTGGCCCATTGACCGATAACCTCGGCCATCTCCTCCGGCGTTTCATCGTAGCCACCAAATTCGTTTGGTAGGCCCGCGTTCGGGTGCGCCGAGACAAAGGTTTCGCTGATGCGCGCCAATTCTTCCACATAGGGGCGCAGCTCTTTTGGCCCTAAGGCGCAGTTCAAACCAAAGGAGAGCGGCTTGATGTGGCGCAGCGAATTATAGAAGGCTTCGGTGGTTTGACCTGTCAGAGTACGGCCAGAGGCATCGGTAATGGTGCCGGAAATCATCACCGGCAGCCTTTGGCCGAGCTTTTCAAACACTGCATCGATGGCGAACAGCGCCGCTTTAGCGTTGAGGGTATCAAAGATGGTTTCCACCATAATGATATCTGCGCCGCCGTTGATCAGCGCTTCAGTGGCTTGGGTGTAAGCAGTCACTAACTCATCAAAGTGGATATTACGAAAACCTGGGTCATTAACATCAGGGCTAATCGAGCAGGTACGGTTGGTCGGACCAAGCACCCCCGCAACATAGCGTGGTATACCGGTGGCTGCGGCCACTTCATCGGCGGCTTGGCGGGCAAGCCTCGCGGCTTCGACGTTAATCTCAGTCACCAGCTCCTGCATGTCGTAATCGGCCATGGCAACCGTGGTGGCGTTGAAGCTGTTGGTTTCGATGATATCGGCACCGGCTTCAAGGTATTGGCGGTGAATGGTCTTAATGATCTCTGGCTGAGTTAACACCAGTAAGTCATTGTTACCTTTTACATCGCAGTGCCAATCCTTAAAGCGCTCGCCACGGTAGTCAGCTTCTTCCAGTTTATAGCCTTGGATCATGGTACCCATCGCGCCATCAATAATCAGGATGCGCTGTGAAAGGGCTGATTCGAGCTGCTGTTGAATCGGCGCTGACGGGGTTTTGCAAGTTGCCATCGTTAAAAACCTTTTCTTCATGCCATGGACACAAATGCCTGCGTTTGCTGTATGATCTAGATCACATTCGGTATACACCGACATTATGGCATCTTAGATGCGCTGCAGGCTTGATTACTACTCAGTAGTTTTGGACATTTATACGTATAGACGTCCATAATACGGATTCAATGTTACTGCGGCAAGGTGAAATTGGCCGCAATAGCTCGCGTGATAGTAAAGGATTTAGCATGACCCGCACCCGCAAACTGACAATCTTTTTGATGCGCCATGGCCACTGTGAAGGTGGTGAGATGTTGCGCGGTAAAACCGACGTGCCGTTGAGCGCGGAAGGTGAAGAGCAGATGTGGGATGCGTGGCGCTTGATTTCGGACGATATCGATGGCGCGCGCTTATCTTTATTGACCTCACCGCTGCGCCGCTGTTGTGATTTTGCTGATGCCTTAGTTGATGATATGCCGGAGTTTTTTGAACGTTCACTGCAGGTTGCCCCTTGGCTGTCTGAACTGGATTTTGGCGACTGGGACGGAGTGCCATTTGCTGAACTCGAAGCGCTGCATAGCGATAAGCTGATTGAATTTTGGCAAGCGCCGTTGGATATCACTCCGCCAGGCGGTGAGCCGGTGCGTGATTTTCATCAGCGAGTCGTGACTGGCTGGAAAGAGTTACAGCAACAGCTGCTCAAGTCCGATAAAGATAACGCGTTACTGGTGACCCACGGCGGCGTGATTCGCTCCTTGATGAGTGATGTGATTTGCCCCGGTGAACTGCCTGCAGCTGGGCTGTTTAATGCCTTTGACCTGCCTTACGGTTCGGTGGTCAAGATCAGTTTGTTTGCTTCTGAGGTGGGTGGTCAATGGCAATGCTCAGGCCGTTTGCATTGGAATTTTGCCAGTAGCTTTCCCCTCTAATGTTAAAACCTAGCGTAACCGCTTAATTTTTAAGGCTGAACAGTGACAGTTGTCCCTAAGCTGTTAGTCTTTAGTGATCGTATGAACAGACAACGCGGAGGTCGCGCATGAATGCTGCCCTTAGGGCAGAAAACCTTAGCTGGTCTGCTGATGGCAAAAAGATTTTGCAAGACGTCAGTTTTGCACTTGAGCCAGGCAAAATGCTGGGGTTAATCGGTCCAAACGGCGCTGGTAAGTCCAGTTTGCTGCGCTGCCTCTATCGCTACCACCAACCGCAAGCCGGTAGAATCCTGCTTAATAATAAAGAAATCAATAGCATAAGTCGTAAAAGCTTTGCGCAAACGGTAGCGGTTGTGTTGCAAGACACTCCGACAGAAATGAACAGCACTGTTGAGCAAATCGTGGCCACCGGTCTGACCCCTTACAAAGGCCTTTTCCAATGGGATGGCAAGGAGGATAATAACGCTATTCAAGCAGCGTTATGCCAGGTTGGGTTGGCCGACAAAGCATATGCGTCTTTTAGCCATCTTTCCGGTGGAGAAAAACAGCGAGCGTTAATCGCCCGGGCGATAGTGCAGCGACCCTCTTTGTTCATCTTGGATGAGCCGACAAACCATCTGGATATCCGTTATCAAATCCAAATTCTCGAACTGGTTCGCAGTCTCGGGATCACGGTTATCGCATCGATTCATGATTTGAATCTGGCATCGGCATTGTGTGATGAACTGCTGCTGTTGGCTGATGGTCGCTGTGTCGCGCATGGTGATGCAGCTGGGGTGTTGACCGAAGAGCGCATATCGCAAGTGTTTGGGGTGTGTTGCAAAGTCACGCCGCATCCACAAATCGGTAAGCCATTGATCCACTATTACTATGGCTACCAGAAAGAAGGTGGTTATCGTAACGAGGCTGGCTACCGCAGTAAGGCGGATCATGAGGTTGTCATTGATGCCAAGTAGCGCTGACAACCCATTATTAGCTCAGGTACAGCGCCGCACTCGGTGTTGGTGTGTGTTGTTACTGGGATTGATTATTTCGCCATTACTTGCCGCCAGTTTTGGTGCTGCAGATGTTAGCGTTACTGATGTTGTGAAGGTACTGGGTAAGCATTGGTTCGACATGGGAAACGTGTCTAGCATTCGCGAGCAGATTATCTGGGAGCTGCGTTTACCTCGTATCATTTTGGCATTTACAGCGGGTGCTGGTCTTGCGTTGAGTGGCTTTGTGCTGCAAAGCGTAACCCGCAATCCGCTGGCCGATCCGTATCTGTTTGGGATTAGTGCGGGCGCCTCTTTTGGCGCAGTCAGTGCGATAACCCTCGCAGGTGGGACCGTATTGGCGAGTTTATCTTTACCCGCTGGGGCATTTCTGGGGGCCTGTTTGTCAGTGTTGTTGGTGCTGGCATCAGCGGGGCAAAGGATGACGAGTCAAGTTGAACGTATGTTGCTGTCCGGTGTGGCGGTGTCATTTATGTTCGGCGCATTTACCAGCTTGTTGTTGTACTTCTCTACGCCGTTGGCGTCACAGTCGTTGCTGTTTTGGACCATGGGCAGTTTTGCTCAAGCCGATTGGCAAAGCTTGTGGTGGCCGGTCTGCGTAGTGACCTTCGCACTTGGCGTAGTGTTGAGCCAAAAGCGACAGATCCTTGCCATGTTAAGTGGCGATGAGACTGCACACACTCTGGGGGTCAGGGTAGTGAAAATGCGGCTGGGAATGTTGCTGTTGTGCTCGCTCATTACCGCAACTTTGGTAGCACATTGTGGCGGCATTGGGTTTGTGGGGTTGATGGTGCCCCATTTGGTACGTCTGTTATTGCCCGGACAGCAACCGATATTGCTGACGGCCTTAGTAGGCGGCTTGTTTATGGTGTGGGTAGATGTGCTCGCTAGAAGCGTAATGCCTTCACAGGAACTGCCGGTGG
Proteins encoded in this region:
- the ung gene encoding uracil-DNA glycosylase, with translation MQQWADFIAAEQKQAYYQQLSAFVANERASGKAIYPPEDEVFRAFELTPLDQVRVVLLGQDPYHGPNQAHGLCFSVKPGIKAPPSLANMYKELATDIAGFQIPEHGFLESWAKQGILMLNTVLTVEQGQANSHAKAGWETFTDHVIELLNAHPSPKIFVLWGGHAQKKGKRLDGTRHRIISGPHPSPLSAYRGFFGCQHFSEINRQLMAWNQAPIDWQPQLA
- the rimK gene encoding 30S ribosomal protein S6--L-glutamate ligase; amino-acid sequence: MKIGLLASNPNLYSNRRIIEAAESRGHEIQFFNIKNCYMKLDATRPEIHYRGGLVLNELDAVIPRIRPSMTFYACTLLRQFESLGIYCLNSSTAIAQSRDKLRALQLLLDNGLDIPTTGFANSPLDTGDLINMVGGAPLIIKLLEGTQGKGVVLAETRKAAESVINAFKSLNANILVQEFIKESSGKDLRCFVVDGKVVASIQRVAAPGEFRANIHQGGRAELIKITPEERRIAIKAAKAMDLKVAGVDLIRSNKGPLLLEVNSSPGLEGIETATNEDIASKMIIAIEKQLAGKKKAETSS
- a CDS encoding histidine phosphatase family protein — translated: MTRTRKLTIFLMRHGHCEGGEMLRGKTDVPLSAEGEEQMWDAWRLISDDIDGARLSLLTSPLRRCCDFADALVDDMPEFFERSLQVAPWLSELDFGDWDGVPFAELEALHSDKLIEFWQAPLDITPPGGEPVRDFHQRVVTGWKELQQQLLKSDKDNALLVTHGGVIRSLMSDVICPGELPAAGLFNAFDLPYGSVVKISLFASEVGGQWQCSGRLHWNFASSFPL
- a CDS encoding ABC transporter ATP-binding protein, whose product is MNAALRAENLSWSADGKKILQDVSFALEPGKMLGLIGPNGAGKSSLLRCLYRYHQPQAGRILLNNKEINSISRKSFAQTVAVVLQDTPTEMNSTVEQIVATGLTPYKGLFQWDGKEDNNAIQAALCQVGLADKAYASFSHLSGGEKQRALIARAIVQRPSLFILDEPTNHLDIRYQIQILELVRSLGITVIASIHDLNLASALCDELLLLADGRCVAHGDAAGVLTEERISQVFGVCCKVTPHPQIGKPLIHYYYGYQKEGGYRNEAGYRSKADHEVVIDAK
- a CDS encoding 16S rRNA pseudouridine(516) synthase; amino-acid sequence: MNSKRGRIDRFLASRLQIPAKQAQLLIRQGEVLLDGQACSAVDRIINEFTRIECQGQLLQALTPAYWMLHKPAGVVSATTDAAHQTVLSLLPDEAQTQQLHIAGRLDKQTTGLLLLTNDARWSEAISQPSANKYKHYRVTLQNPLTEAYVAAFAQGFYFDYEGITTAPAQLNIISDYVADVILTEGKYHQIKRMFGRFRNPVVALHRYQVGQIVLDDGLALGQCRPLTAEEIASVAENSEPN
- a CDS encoding FecCD family ABC transporter permease, with the translated sequence MRLSLMPSSADNPLLAQVQRRTRCWCVLLLGLIISPLLAASFGAADVSVTDVVKVLGKHWFDMGNVSSIREQIIWELRLPRIILAFTAGAGLALSGFVLQSVTRNPLADPYLFGISAGASFGAVSAITLAGGTVLASLSLPAGAFLGACLSVLLVLASAGQRMTSQVERMLLSGVAVSFMFGAFTSLLLYFSTPLASQSLLFWTMGSFAQADWQSLWWPVCVVTFALGVVLSQKRQILAMLSGDETAHTLGVRVVKMRLGMLLLCSLITATLVAHCGGIGFVGLMVPHLVRLLLPGQQPILLTALVGGLFMVWVDVLARSVMPSQELPVGVLTSAVGSVFFLFVLRKRGH
- the metH gene encoding methionine synthase, which translates into the protein MATCKTPSAPIQQQLESALSQRILIIDGAMGTMIQGYKLEEADYRGERFKDWHCDVKGNNDLLVLTQPEIIKTIHRQYLEAGADIIETNSFNATTVAMADYDMQELVTEINVEAARLARQAADEVAAATGIPRYVAGVLGPTNRTCSISPDVNDPGFRNIHFDELVTAYTQATEALINGGADIIMVETIFDTLNAKAALFAIDAVFEKLGQRLPVMISGTITDASGRTLTGQTTEAFYNSLRHIKPLSFGLNCALGPKELRPYVEELARISETFVSAHPNAGLPNEFGGYDETPEEMAEVIGQWAKEGLLNLVGGCCGTTPAHIKAIREAVEQYQPRALPELPVASRLSGLEPLTIDSNSLFINVGERTNVTGSARFLRLIKEGDYETALDVAREQVESGAQIIDINMDEGMLDGVEVMTRFLYLIASEPDICKVPIMIDSSKWEVIEAGLKCIQGKGIVNSISLKEGEAKFIEQATLVKRYGAAAIIMAFDETGQADTRARKTEICTRAYRILVDQVGFPPEDIIFDPNIFAVATGIDEHDNYAVDFIEAIKDIKATLPHAMISGGVSNVSFSFRGNNPVREAIHAVFLYHAIKAGMDMGIVNAGQLAIYDDIDPPLKERVEAVVLNLPCPVADSSNTEQLLEIAENYRGNGAGAAKPEEQEWRHWPVNKRLEHALVKGITEFIDEDTEEARQAATRPLDVIEGPLMDGMNVVGDLFGEGKMFLPQVVKSARVMKKAVAYLNPFIEAEKVEGQSNGKVLMVTVKGDVHDIGKNIVGVVLACNGYEVIDLGVMVPVEKIVETARKEKVDIIGMSGLITPSLDEMVHNVKTFEREGLTIPAIIGGATCSKIHTAVKIAPHYPHGAIYIADASRAVPMVSKLINDDTRQATIDATYQEYAVMREKRLSQTKRKQIASLEAARENRVTHDWVANPPIKPKQLGIQVFDDYPLTDLVDRIDWTPFFRAWELHGHYPEILEDKIVGEEAQKVFADGKAMLQKIIDEKWLTAKAVIGLFPANSVNYDDIELYTDDSRSEVLMTTHHLRMQIERVGNHNFCLSDFVAPKETGVSDYMGGFAVTAGHGIDAHLERFEAAHDDYSAIMLKCLADRLAEAFAERMHERVRKEFWGYAADENLDNEALIREKYKGIRPAPGYPACPDHTEKGLLWDLLKPNECIDLNITESFAMYPTAAVSGWYFAHPQSRYFGITNIGRDQVEDYARRKGMSIVETEKWLAPVLDYDPEQ
- the folM gene encoding dihydromonapterin reductase; this encodes MATVLITGVGKRLGLALAHALLDDGYKVIGTYRSDYPSLQGLREKGASLYQLDLLDDAALNQLISDITQQHKTLRAIVHNASDWLSEKSAAPAEVFDAMLGIHARVPYLLNLALAPLLQQGATASSDIIHVTDYVAQKGSAKHLAYAASKAALENLTQSFAAKLAPQVKVNSIAPALMLFNELDDADYRDKTLSKALLPKEGGEQEFIEAVRYLFASGYMTGQSLHLDGGRALK